A genomic segment from Enoplosus armatus isolate fEnoArm2 chromosome 12, fEnoArm2.hap1, whole genome shotgun sequence encodes:
- the mtx2 gene encoding metaxin-2 isoform X1 yields MSLAAEAFVSQMAAAEPWPETATLYQPLKEDQILLSDCASSLAVQAYLRMCGLPVQVACRANAEYMSPSGKIPFIHVGNQVVSELGPIVQFTKAKGHSLSDGLDDVQRAEMKAYMELVNNMLLTAELYVQWCDDATAAEISRPRYSSPYSWPLSNILAYQKQWEVRRKMNAIGWGGKTLEQVYEDVSQCCQALSQRLGTQPYFFNKQPTELDALVFGHLFTILTTTLTSTELAERIKSYSNLLSFCRRIEQTYFEEKNRDSVSGSRTFPNTEA; encoded by the exons ATGTCTCTTGCGGCAGAGGCTTTCGTGTCGCAGATGGCAG CTGCTGAGCCTTGGCCTGAAACTGCAACCTTGTACCAACCGCTGAAGG AGGATCAGATTCTGCTGTCAGACTGCGCCTCATCACTTGCTGTTCAG GCCTACCTCAGGATGTGCGGTCTACCAGTGCAGGTGGCTTGCAGAGCAAATGCTGAATACATGTCACCTTCTG GTAAGATTCCCTTTATCCACGTAGGGAACCAGGTGGTGTCAGAACTGGGGCCGATAGTGCAATTCACCAAAGCTAAG GGTCATTCTCTGAGCGATGGCTTAGATGATGTTCAGAGAGCTGAAATGAAAGCGTACATGGAGCTGGTCAACAACATGTTGCTGACTgctgag TTGTACGTCCAGTGGTGTGATGACGCTACAGCTGCTGAG ATCTCACGCCCCAGATACAGCAGTCCTTACTCGTGGCCTCTCAGTAACATCCTCGCCTATCAGAAGCAGTGGGAGGTTCGCAGGAAGATGAACGCCATCGGCTGGGGAGGGAAAACCCTGGAGCAG GTTTATGAGGACGTGAGTCAGTGCTGCCAGGCACTCTCTCAGAGGCTAGGAACACAACCATACTTCTTTAATAAACA gCCTACAGAACTGGATGCGTTGGTGTTTGGTCACCTCTTCACTATACTGACGACCACACTGACCAGCACTGAGCTGGCAGAGAGGATCAAGAGCTACAGCAACCTGCTGTCCTTCTGCAGACGCATTGAACAGACCTACTTTGAAGAAAAGA acagggATTCAGTGTCAGGCTCTAGGACGTTTCCCAACACAGAGGCATAG
- the mtx2 gene encoding metaxin-2 isoform X3 encodes MSLAAEAFVSQMAAAEPWPETATLYQPLKEDQILLSDCASSLAVQAYLRMCGLPVQVACRANAEYMSPSGKIPFIHVGNQVVSELGPIVQFTKAKGHSLSDGLDDVQRAEMKAYMELVNNMLLTAELYVQWCDDATAAEWEVRRKMNAIGWGGKTLEQVYEDVSQCCQALSQRLGTQPYFFNKQPTELDALVFGHLFTILTTTLTSTELAERIKSYSNLLSFCRRIEQTYFEEKSS; translated from the exons ATGTCTCTTGCGGCAGAGGCTTTCGTGTCGCAGATGGCAG CTGCTGAGCCTTGGCCTGAAACTGCAACCTTGTACCAACCGCTGAAGG AGGATCAGATTCTGCTGTCAGACTGCGCCTCATCACTTGCTGTTCAG GCCTACCTCAGGATGTGCGGTCTACCAGTGCAGGTGGCTTGCAGAGCAAATGCTGAATACATGTCACCTTCTG GTAAGATTCCCTTTATCCACGTAGGGAACCAGGTGGTGTCAGAACTGGGGCCGATAGTGCAATTCACCAAAGCTAAG GGTCATTCTCTGAGCGATGGCTTAGATGATGTTCAGAGAGCTGAAATGAAAGCGTACATGGAGCTGGTCAACAACATGTTGCTGACTgctgag TTGTACGTCCAGTGGTGTGATGACGCTACAGCTGCTGAG TGGGAGGTTCGCAGGAAGATGAACGCCATCGGCTGGGGAGGGAAAACCCTGGAGCAG GTTTATGAGGACGTGAGTCAGTGCTGCCAGGCACTCTCTCAGAGGCTAGGAACACAACCATACTTCTTTAATAAACA gCCTACAGAACTGGATGCGTTGGTGTTTGGTCACCTCTTCACTATACTGACGACCACACTGACCAGCACTGAGCTGGCAGAGAGGATCAAGAGCTACAGCAACCTGCTGTCCTTCTGCAGACGCATTGAACAGACCTACTTTGAAGAAAAGAGCTCTTGA
- the mtx2 gene encoding metaxin-2 isoform X2, translated as MSLAAEAFVSQMAAAEPWPETATLYQPLKEDQILLSDCASSLAVQAYLRMCGLPVQVACRANAEYMSPSGKIPFIHVGNQVVSELGPIVQFTKAKGHSLSDGLDDVQRAEMKAYMELVNNMLLTAELYVQWCDDATAAEISRPRYSSPYSWPLSNILAYQKQWEVRRKMNAIGWGGKTLEQVYEDVSQCCQALSQRLGTQPYFFNKQPTELDALVFGHLFTILTTTLTSTELAERIKSYSNLLSFCRRIEQTYFEEKSS; from the exons ATGTCTCTTGCGGCAGAGGCTTTCGTGTCGCAGATGGCAG CTGCTGAGCCTTGGCCTGAAACTGCAACCTTGTACCAACCGCTGAAGG AGGATCAGATTCTGCTGTCAGACTGCGCCTCATCACTTGCTGTTCAG GCCTACCTCAGGATGTGCGGTCTACCAGTGCAGGTGGCTTGCAGAGCAAATGCTGAATACATGTCACCTTCTG GTAAGATTCCCTTTATCCACGTAGGGAACCAGGTGGTGTCAGAACTGGGGCCGATAGTGCAATTCACCAAAGCTAAG GGTCATTCTCTGAGCGATGGCTTAGATGATGTTCAGAGAGCTGAAATGAAAGCGTACATGGAGCTGGTCAACAACATGTTGCTGACTgctgag TTGTACGTCCAGTGGTGTGATGACGCTACAGCTGCTGAG ATCTCACGCCCCAGATACAGCAGTCCTTACTCGTGGCCTCTCAGTAACATCCTCGCCTATCAGAAGCAGTGGGAGGTTCGCAGGAAGATGAACGCCATCGGCTGGGGAGGGAAAACCCTGGAGCAG GTTTATGAGGACGTGAGTCAGTGCTGCCAGGCACTCTCTCAGAGGCTAGGAACACAACCATACTTCTTTAATAAACA gCCTACAGAACTGGATGCGTTGGTGTTTGGTCACCTCTTCACTATACTGACGACCACACTGACCAGCACTGAGCTGGCAGAGAGGATCAAGAGCTACAGCAACCTGCTGTCCTTCTGCAGACGCATTGAACAGACCTACTTTGAAGAAAAGAGCTCTTGA